The sequence ttaaTGTCACGATGGCACGATTTAGTAAAAATTAGATTTAGGCTGATGTAATAGCACATCTGAACCTAATTGAGGAAATGAGCTTTTTGCTTTCTGAATGATGCGCCTTCTTATGTCACAGCTAATATCATAATCACATGTAACTTGTGTTCCAAGATAACACatgaatcaataagtcccgagactaaagcagagatggcgctcgtagtaaaccagtaaccacgtctttctagagtactaacctttgcttgaaacgggtcaaaattttaagtcgatccgaccagaaacagctgagttgtcgaggttggagtaaagtcgttttgtagtttgtttaaaaaaatggaaaaaaccgagattcgtgttttgataaaacattgtattttttatgggtaaaaacaccgtgcaagcgaaacaatggattgaaaactgttatccggactcttgtccatcaaaagcaacgatttgtcggtggttcgccgagtttaaacgtggtcgtaccgacacaaatgacgcggaacgctcgggtagacctgtggaagccgttacaccggaaaatgtgagtgaagtgacaaaaattataatgaaagatcgtaaagtgaagctccgtgagattgctgagatgacacagatatcatatggaagtgtatttactatccttcatgaaaaattgagcatgaaaaaggtttttttccaagtgggtgccgcgattgctttcgatggaacaaaaacagcaacgagtcgatgattcagaaagcagtttatcgctatttactcgcaacaaaaaagatttcttgcgtcgttacttgaccatggacgaaacatggatacatcactacactccagagtcgaagcggcagtcatctgagtggcgcacagctggcgaaagccgtccgaagcgtccgaaaacgctgcagtcagctggcaaagtcatggcgtcagttttttgggatacgcatggcgtgattttcattgactaccacgaaaaaggtaaatcgatcaacagtgattattatattgacttactggtgtgtttaaaggaggaaatcgcaaaaaaaaaacgaccgcacatgcagagaaaaaaatactttttcatcaagacaatgcaccctgccacaagtcgatgaaaacaatggcgaaattgaacgaattgggctttgagttgcttccccaccccccatactcgccaaatttagcccccagtgactactggctctttgctgatcttaaaaaaatgctccagggaaaaagatttggctcaaatgaggaggtcatcgctgaaactgaagtttattttgaagcgaaagataattttttttataaacatggtattgaaaaattggaaaaacgttggaaccattgtatcatcctaaaaggtgattatgttgatgaataaaaaatttttttgcaaaaaaaaatgttgtttctattgttagtctcgggacttattgatccatgtattACAGACATGAGAGAAACAGATACTGGAACAAGTGCTGAAAGGACAGGAACATACAGAGAAGGCACAGGGACAAATACAAAGTACTAAAACAGGTACAGGAAGTACAGATAtaaatacagaaagtacagaagcAAGCTAATTCTCAACCTGtggtccgcgatataaaaaggctCCGTCTTTTTTACATGAcccattaaaaatttttgaaagaaatattgatttatttacatctaatctaatattatttcgctacgaagtgtgcaggggtccgctaatattatatcatattgtattatgttatgttatgttatatatattttattatattaaattatattatattctattattttatattatattttattctaTTGTATTATcagcctcattcttgtttacggccgtatgcgatacgttcgaaagtatagcaaattcgtattcccgtttacgttcgaatcaatcacacttttaaacatcgtacatgcataaaaacaacgcccatccaactttaaactatcagttctggtacagatttgagttgtaaataaaaatctttgatatcatttgttatttgacttgtttttttcactgattttgtatcatcatgcttgcttacgttcgtatcgaccatacgacgaacacatgctttcgaacgaatgcgaacaagcaattcttgttttcactcgaacgtgtacgtacgcgactcctgtgcaaaagaaggatctgcagcgcaggtagttttttttaggaaaattccaagcatcaaggaagtgacgaatgctacataataaataaatatcgtactcaggaacaattttattcaagtcggtaaatgaaattttcaaattaaacttcgtgcaaagtaaaaaaaatcatttgaaatagcagtccgatcagtagtatctgcgaaaaatatgttgcatttttcttgcaattttgtcatgttttcgatagcctacatatttgtttcattggtaaaatcatgcatttgatataaaataaagcatgtttacccatggcgtattttccataaagtacttaatagatgcaaaattgatgcgtaaaaactttgaacctcgcatatattcaaaggctccccagaaaaaaacagcattttactatactgctatgctttctaaatgatttatgcaaaacacaaatttatgatttgattacaaatcacctttagattcgaaaataattttgttagagatcggttaaacttttttcaatgtgttcgaacggttgattcgcaacattaaactgacgaatcgaaaccacggcatttcgcctaatcgtccgtaaacgggaattggacatttcgttcgtacgaatgatgttcgaatacacgtttcgtttgaaactaaaatggcatacattctagcgtttcgcatatggttaatcacatgaattggactgattacatcaaggcttagcatttattttaagaagtttactgatatttgaatattttgcggCAAACGattcgcgttcgaattcattcgagtgaaaacaagattggcatattcgtattcgttcgaaagtacccgttcgtcgtattgcggatacggacgtaaacaagaatgagggtgtatattacattatattgtattatgttcaaTTACATCGACAATGGGGAGggacagggagtgcatcagggtatcttacgaGTGAATGACTGAATGATGgattggattgccaacctgagtcacgtgggggaagcttcgtgtttctccctgaaggtctgaaatgagtaagacgcacccttctaacaaacaaaccatcaggcgggtttaacctggtatagcgaaattattatatgcctggatgttattgctggaaggcgccggctgctcaaaacccattttggccttcttaacagcagttatttttttaaacatccAATAAAAcagaaacggttcatccgatttcaaaatttattttttcatattaaagtacaatccttccggttaattgtggaatataatttcattcaaatggctgtctcGGCTGACCTTGCAGTACGTCATATGGTCGGTCCaggtttttagtacattttcgattgcatgcaactttAATTCAGCTAttgctgcacgaatgttgtccttcaaggcttgaattgtctctggttgGTCCAcacaacacttatctttgacagccccccaaatacaatagtctaacggcgtcaaatcacagctccgaggcggccaaacgacatccgaatttcgactgataattcgatcttcgaagactgtgcgcagaagatcgttcgtagcgttggctgtgtggcacggagcgccgtcttgttggaaccaaatggtgtccaagtcctAATCtttaagtaacgggaagaaccaattactaatcatggcgcggtagcgttcgccattgaccgtggtggCGGTTCCAgcctcattttcgaaaaaaatggcccaatgatgccgccaaactaaaatccgcaccaaaccgtctcTCTCTGAGGAtatatcggcttctccatgataacgtgcgagtTTTCCGTCCTCCAGATGCGAGAATTTTgcttaacatacccgccgagatgaaaatgtgcctcatccgagaagatgattttttggcaaaaatcggcgtcttcttcaagctgatcgcaagcctaGTTGGCGAAGCGATAACGCATCGGATGGAAAAAAACGCATACACAGCTTGGttgcatttgtttctcttttaacttttattttatcgtgtagAGCGCCAATCGCTGTTTCCGTAGTTCGTATACGAATCGTACCCATGTTACACACCAAGGCCCGTTTATGAAATGAAGGCCCATCACTGGCAAAATATATCGCACATCTTAATCCATCGCTTAGCTGGAGTGTGTCCTGATTGTGCTGATTTTATCCAAACTGGGCgatatcagaccctgtcagcttggagcgaaatcaatcttcagtccagcaacgccatcgcacagcATCACATTGAACAATTGTATTGGAGCGCCACCGGATGTGAAAATTGACtgtgaaatcgaagtgagttctatttttaaagtttttctgtcccactttcggtgcttctggaacaggaaaagaggggaccagtagggcCGAATTAAGCTTttgtgcccacaaactaacaagttctgcaagctagaagaatttataagacagttttttgggatttatacctgtttttgaacatcgtttgtaaaaaaataccaatgaaatgggtaattttccacttatcacgctttagctacggaaccggaagtcagatttggATAAAATATTCTATAAATTTTCAGGAAACTATAAcaactttcttttgaatcttagtttgtgaaaattggttgagcagtttcagagaaaatagaatgcacactttttctctaattttcacatattatcatgtaatcagatccaaatgaaattcaatggcaggctatgggaccccaagaccttttatttgaatttctgaaaaaattgagtgcatatttttccattattttggtgcatatcattctatatcttcggaaccggaagtcagatcgggatgaaattcaatagcaggctatgggatcatgagacctttcatttgaatcttagtttgtgaaaatcggttcagccatctccaagaaaagtgactgcatatttttgttacatacatacacacacagagagatttgctcagttcgtcgagctgagtcgatggtatatgacattcggccctccgggcctcggttaaaatgtcggttttcacagtgattgcatagcctttctctaagagaaaggcaaaaacaacatCAAACCGATCCAGCAAACtggacgaatatttcgtgcagtatgtcaagcgctcaacgaccaacaaaatagaaccgcctACTGAGAGGGTATCATATGaaccaggcgcgtatacaggggggtgttttaggggttcaaaccccctccgaaactcaaaaaagtatgatattatgtaaactcttttttcaaataagtaaaaaataaaatgaataattttcaacaaacgactccacaataaaaaaaattcaaataattatataaaaagttccatttgtatggaaattgatcaacatgttctgaaacaccccccgaaatttttttctgggtacgcgcctgataTGAACCAAAAATTATTTCGCTCTATTCTAACTTTGTGAACGCGTTTTCATGAAACAGGCCGACGTCAGTTAACTGGATGACGCTGAGTCAATACAGTTTGGCGACAAATGTCAAAACGGGCACGTTTTAAACTGcaatttgtttctgaaatttctgatttttttggtacatctGATTTCGAAGCGACAGtcctgttttttttattgaattcaaTGATTGCtgagttttttatgcaaagttttatAATCTGATTTAGCCTCGCGGTTTCTGAAATTTTGGATTGGTCTCAAAGGcagtgtttctgttgtttcaacGCCTAACGATATGCTAATGGATACACTCAGCAATAGAtgaaaatttggttcaaaatgGCGCTATGTTCTCACGACTATCCGGGAACagttaaatgattttttccaaaCACATGCTTCAACATTTCATTCAAATAGTTTACACTGGGCTctctttttacgcagatttccgaagttgcgcgGTACGTAtgccccgcgtaaaaagagacctcagtgaatTCAGCATGCGAATATAAATAGATCAGTTCAACTagcgaaaaaaatttatttctgaTCCAGGAAACATCCATTTTAGTAGCACCAACTGGCAACTTCACGTTGCCTCGATGAATAACAGAATATAACGGCGTTATGATTAAATGTAATACCGTGCAAGGGAAATTTCAATcagaatgaataaaaaacaatttcaaacaATAGCCGTATCTATGCTGTTGTGTTCCTAAAGCTCTTCTTCGGAGTGGGTAAATGTTCTAAAGCACTTCATATTTGTAGGTGGCTTGACAATGTTCTCTACTATTCGGAAAAAATGATCAAACTGTGTGACCGTCGAACACAGCCATACACAATATTTGGTACAAACTTCCAACCGTTTTTCTGAAGCCCTCACGCCCTACTCCAAATCGTCGTTCATGTCCTGTAGTTTAGTTCGCTCGCTTTTCGCAGCATTTTGGCTTCCGTACTGCTGCATGCGGCTGATCAGCAAGGTGAACACTTGGGCTGGCAGAGTTTGCTGGAGGACCTGAAATGATCACATATGATTGAGGATATTGATTAGTGCAATCAACAATTATGAAGCTCATACTTGTAATAGTTGTGCTGGCTGACCACACACAATCACCGCGTTGGCCAAATGCTCTACTCCGGTCTCGATTTCTCCGGATGAGATGAGAGCTTCTCCCATCTGAATTTCTTGAAGGAAAAATCTGTAGAAGGTAAACAATAAACACTAATTTATAAACTCAggtgattttaaaatttatccggagtataattttcaaaaaacataGAATATCTAGCAACCTTGAACTGATAACTCACAATAGCAGAAGTTATATTTCCAAGATTCGATTACATAAACACCATAACAGGGAAAGAGTTGTGTTCGGAAAATCGATACATGTATCGCACATCCTTTGTAACTTTTATCTCATAATCAGGAATGTAAAACAAAACTCTTACCTCTGCACTTCTTCATGATCAGCCATGTTGGGCATATTCGATCGTGGTCCTCCTGCAGCGGAGGCTGCTTTTTTTGCTTTCCGTCCTGCAGAAACAATTCAAGGTCAGAACCCATTATTCGAAAGAAGCAGTAGTCCCACACCCTTACCAATAGTGGACACTACTTACTTTCACGCAGTTTTTTCTTGAAGTCCGGATCCTTTCGCCGCTTTTGATCAAAATAAATGCAATAACCAAGAAACAGAGTTCCAGCCACACCGGCCGCAATTCCGATCGTTGTTTTGCTTATCTCCATTCTTCCCGCTTGGATTCGAGATTGGTATGAACGGGGAAATTAGTTAGACGACGGAGTCGGTTGCAAgcaaaattttcttttcctTCGCAACCGAACCAGCTCTCACTCGCGTACCAGctcacaaaacaattttctcgCGTTTTTCTTTCGTTGCTTTTGACAACAGTGAACCGACAGATGCGGCCTCGTGTAGCTAGCTGTCACTTTTCAACTCCGACAAACCTCGAACGACACTGtctataagcggcccttacacgagaattatttttgtaatttttaatgatgactaagtaatgatatttcaaatttgcatagaaatctcgtcattattgcacgatacacgttcattaaaatgatattattttttgagGATGACACTTTTAACGATCGTGTAAGATCCGCTATATCCCGCATTGGCTTGGcatccagacggctggctaacgGCTGCCAGCGggcaaaatatggctggcagcctTCCTGGTGTCCGgctcagcgatgccagatagtagtagtgtcatcTCCGTAGAttggtaattttctcggaagctctcgcggtgaaaagctttttttttgctcgtcagacaaaactagtttccgtagttctccgttgataaatttaaatttccgtggatttccgtagaaacaatccaatttccgtagattttgtctacggatccgtagatccgtagaaaatgttcgaaaccgtagatctacggagatttccgtagatctgacatcgctggtcCGGCTGCCTcaacgctgccagatatacacctcaaacgatacaaccgttttCACCAGGATTTCGTCTTATCGGTTCTGAGGGAGACATGGTTGCCAGGTGTTTGTCATACTGCTGGCAGGCAGAGTGAAGATAACCGCAAGAAAACCGATTCATTCTTCTTCTCCTTCTTCCCTGTTTATTTAGATTTTGTATTCATCGTAAACTTATATATTTactttacattatttttattttttaaatttaattttagtaTTAAATTAAGTCACTCAGGTATAATGAGTTGCGCGAAATCGCTTCGAAGTAGGTTTGACATTCCTCCAACAGTAACCGCTCGTCGGCAGCCGGGATTATCAGTGTGCTCACCTCGGCTTGGTTCTTCGATCCTGGAAGTGATAATCTGATCTGATAATCTGATTAGATAATGCATTTTCGTGTGGGAAAACACCATGATTATACTTAGATCTTTTGCGTCCTGCAAAGCATTTGATACACTAGACATAACAATTTCTGGGGTGGCCGGACGTGCCTCTGTGAGGCATGTGCGAACAGGTATGTTGCGTTGAACCGTCGAAATAGTATCCAAATCTAGAAACGAAAGCAAATCACCTGAGTGACAAATCATGATAATTTAAACATCGAGTACtattgcttttgtttttttttattatcgaacgggcttctgaaaaaaaaactatttcaataaatagaTGCCCATTAGCCAACAATACAGAAGATAATATATCACCTTGTTAGCGTTCGATTGGATCGGTAAAGATGGCATGCTTCTTTTTTGACGGAGGATTTTCGCTGGTGATAAATGTTTTGGGAATCACATCCCCCGTTTACAGCGCGGCCGGTCTCGAAGTATAGTCGGAAGAGTTTCGAATTCCAGATACGCGTAATTTTTAAACTTGAATCTGTACTGTACATAGCATCAGGGTAGCACAAGACGCTAGTAGTGCTTTATTGACTGGAATCAAGTTAGATAGATTGTTCCGATCGATTGTGAAatttctgtattctgtatttcaTGCGAATAATGTATTTCTATAAAAGTGAATATGGAACAAattcaaaaatgaaaatttcatattctaTCGAAATATTCTGAATGGAgatgaaaaaatataaactcTTGGAAAACTAAGATACAGGCGGCTATGTTTTGCAAATTAGATTTGACAGCCGTCACTGAATCGGTCCTGGCAGCCTTTTAGtgcccatggctgcccaggtagccaaaacgccatGCGGGATGGAACGACTCGGTCTGTGCCaaaacccacttagaaaaaaaaacgttcaacggtggtctttcattggtccaatacgttggatcattggtccaatgaaagtccaatcaatcgttcaacgggaggccaacacgggaccttcgtttgccgattttgaaacagaccgttgaaccgaatgcctttttttcgttcaacgaaCCCGGCAgatagaggtccattgttgagccatttttaacatgaggagatGGATCCCCGttagactagttttactgcagaatttctgaagtttttctacttatttgtttaaactaacaatacatatctgcacaatacttctacttcaagtagaataacaacaaattttctttctatgtaaatgtaggacttaattttcacactatttttgcaatacaaaaaaaacaacaaaccgttccagcaaattgaacgaatatttcgtgcaatatgtcgttgaacaagcgctcaaaaatcaacaaaattgaacggcctgctgagagggaaggAAGAGAAGAACGACACCACCCtgtgagaaaaaaaacacttacAGTTAAATCAGCCccgttgaattttgtcgagcgGCATCGGCCCGATTATCAGACCGATTTAGCACAATATCGGTCCAGTGGAGGCGCTGTGATCAAGCTGTTATTaggcaattctgcaccatttgaaaCAACCGCGTCATACTAAAATATCGCGCAATATAGCGTATAACTCCGTTGCGAAAAACATTGACGTTTACAAGGCGTACCACTAGTGCAAAAGAGTGAATAATGTTATATGGAtaccatactaggctgcaatattccaaaatgggtctgacatatgtactatatagcaattttatagtatatgggtcttggaaattatgactgaagcgtttgataaagcccagcatactgtttgctttattgattattgtgttGTAATGTTCCATAAATGTTAGTTTGGAGTCCAAGATTACACCTAAATCTcgtaaaaattaacttttttctactatttgatttcctaaaaaAATGTCTATAGAATGCGTttcgtttttcctactgaaagttatggagttgcattttttacattgaggtggagtagacttttgcagcactaaatgtggaatagattgatttcgttctggaatattacagcgtcgttgatatttaatATccttgaagagtttcatgtcgtctgcatatcaGGGCTGGCAAAATCACgatcaaaaaatcatcaaatcacgatcactactgatcatgaatcacttgtgatctttcctttaaagatcactactgatctgatctttttacgatcagttgatcagtcatCTCCAAATCACATCTAGGACGATCGGCAATGATCTTCCGTTACACAAAATCACTGCTGATTTTGAAACACAGCTGATCTAGATTTTTGTaagatcaatcattggatgatttgatctgttttgagcaTTGTGACAAAAATCAAACGTGATCGTGATCAGACATGAATGCAAATTGATTTACTTTTTAAATCGTTGATGTTGTGTTTCATCTGGTGAGGGGTGCGAAAATTGATGACAATAGAAAATTATGCATCCAACAAAAGATTAGCGGTACGTAATAGGGCGTGTCAATGggacttcaaaatcaataaattttgatgtttcgaatgcgtggaggtgttcaaatcggagaaaattttctgttttgtcgcttttgggaatctaatgatgggtgaaagagcgtgtcaatggggtttaaaaatcaataagttttgatgtttcgaatgcgtggaggtgttcaaatcggagaaaatattctgttttgtcgcttttgggaatctaatgatgggtgaaagagcgtgtcaatggggtttaaaaatcaataagttttgatgtttcgaatgcgtggaggtgttcaaatcggagaaaattttctgttttgtcgcttttgggaatctaatgatgggtgaaggagcgtgtcaatggggcttcaaaatcaataagttttgatgtttcgaatgcgtggaggtgttcaaatcggagaaaattttctgttttgtcgcttttgggaatctaatgatgggtgaaagagcgtgtcaatggggcttcaaaatcaataagttttgatgtttcgaatgcgtggaggtgttcaaatcggagaaaattttctgttttgtcgcttttgggaatctaatgatgggtgaaagagcgtgtcaatggggtttaaaaatcaataagttttgatgtttcgaatgcgtggaggtgtgcaaatcggagaaaattttctgttttgtcgcttttgggaatctaatgatgggtgaaagagcgtgtcaatggggcttcaaaatcaataagttttgatgtttcgaatgcgcggaggtgttcaaatcggagaaaattttctgttttgtcgcttttgggaatctaatgatgggtgaaagagcgtgtcaatggggtttaaaaatcaataagttttgatgtttcgaatgcgtggaggtgttcaaatcggagaaaattttctgttttgtcgcttttgggaatctaatgatgggtgaaagagtgtgtcaatggggtttgaaaatcaataagttttgatgtttcgaatgcgtggaggtgttcaaatcggagaaaattttctgttttgtcgcttttgggaatctaatgatgggtgaaagagcgtgtcaatggggtttgaaaatcaataagttttgatgtttcgaatgcgtggaggtgttcaaatcggagaaaattttctgttttgtcgcttttgggaatctaatgatgggtgaaagagcgtgtcaatggggtttaaaaatcaataagttttgatgtttcgaatgcgtggaggtgttcaaatcggagaaaatattctgttttgtcgcttttgggaatctaatgatgggtgaaagagcgtgtcaatggggtttaaaaatcaataagttttgatgtttcgaatgcgtggaggtgttcaaatcggagaaaattttctgttttgtcgcttttgggaatctaatgatgggtgaaagagcgtgtcaatgggacttcaaaatcaataagttttgatgtttcgaatgcgtggaggtgttcaaatcggagaaaattttctgttttgtcgcttttgggaatctaatgatgggtgaaagagcgtgtcaatggggtttaaaaatcaataagttttgatgtttcgaatgcgtggaggtgttcaaatcggagaaaatattctgttttgtcgcttttgggaatctaatgatgggtgaaagagcgtgtcaatggggcttcaaaatcaataagttttgatgtttcgaatgcgtggaggtgttcaaatcggagaaaattttctgttttgtcgcttttgggaatctaatgatgggtgaaagagcgtgtcaatggggcttcaaaatcaataagttttgatgtttcgaatgcgtggaggtgttcaaatcggagaaaatattctgttttgtcgcttttgggaatctaatgatgggtgaaagagcgtgtcaatggggtttaaaaatcaataagttttgatgtttcgaatgcgtggaggtgttcaaatcggagaaaattttctgttttgtcgcttttgggaatctaatgatgggtgaaagagcgtgtcaatgggacttcaaaatcaataagttttgatgtttcgaatgcgtggaggtgttcaaatcggagaaaattttctgttttgtcgcttttgggaatctaatgatgggtgaaagagcgtgtcaatggggtttaaaaatcaataagttttgatgtttcgaatgcgtggaggtgttcaaatcggagaaaatattctgttttgtcgcttttgggaatctaatgatgggtgaaagagcgtgtcaatggggcttcaaaatcaataagttttgatgtttcgaatgcgtggaggtgttcaaatcggagaaaatattctgttttgtcgcttttgggaatctaatgatgggtgaaagagcgtgtcaatggggtttaaaaatcaataagttttgatgt comes from Malaya genurostris strain Urasoe2022 chromosome 3, Malgen_1.1, whole genome shotgun sequence and encodes:
- the LOC131437971 gene encoding mitochondrial import receptor subunit TOM20 homolog codes for the protein MEISKTTIGIAAGVAGTLFLGYCIYFDQKRRKDPDFKKKLRERRKAKKAASAAGGPRSNMPNMADHEEVQRFFLQEIQMGEALISSGEIETGVEHLANAVIVCGQPAQLLQVLQQTLPAQVFTLLISRMQQYGSQNAAKSERTKLQDMNDDLE